The window CGCGCCGAGGGGGCTCGAGAGTCCGCCGATGATGACGGCGGCGAGGGCGTAGACCAGCGCCCCGTCCATCATCCCGGGGGTGAGGGTGAGCTGGGGAGCGACCATCGCGCCGGCGACGGCGCCGAGAGCTGCCGCGAGCCCCCAGCCGACCATCAGGAGCCGCCCGACCTTCAGCCCCGAGAACGACGCCGACTCGGGGTTGATCGCCACCGCCCGAAGCGCCAGACCCAGCTTGGTGCCGACGAACAGCCCCTGCAGGATCAGCATGATCACGACGATGACGAAGATCGTCCCGAGCGAGCGGACGCTGACCACCGCTCCCAGGATGGTGACGGTGTCGAGCGGGAAGAGGGACGGGAACTGCAGGTTGTTGTAGCTCCAGATCCACGCGCAGATGCCGGTGATGAGCGTGAGGAGGCCGATCGTGACCACGACCGCGGTGTCGGGGTCGCCCTTCTCGAAGCGGCGCATGAGGTATCGCTCGATGAAGGCGCCGATGAAGAACGACACCACCACCGAGGCGAGGATCGCCAGGATCAGCGGCAGCCCCCACACCGTGAACTGGTAGGCGATGTAGGCCGAGAGCACAGCGATGCCGCCCTGCGCGAAGTTGATGAGGCCCGTGGCCTGATTCACCAGGACGATCGCGAGAGCGAGCGCCGCATAGATCGACCCGGTCGACAGACCGTCGACGACGAGTTGGATGAAGGTCTGCACGTCAGCCTCCCAGGTATGCGCGGCGGATCTCGTCCATGCCCCGCAGCTCCGCGGTCGAGCCGGTGATGGCGTTGTGCCCCGTCTCAAGCACCGTGGCGCTGTCGACGAGGGTGAAGGCGAGGTTGGCGTTCTGCTCCACGACGAGCATTGCGATGCCCGACTCGCGGCGGAGGCGGCCGATCGCCTCGTAGACGGACTTGGCGGTGGAGGGCGCGAGACCCAGCGAGGCCTCGTCGAGGAGCAGGAGGCGGGGCTTGGCCATGATCGCCCGGGCGACCGCGAGCATCTGCTGCTCGCCGCCCGAGAGGGCTGACCCGTTCGAACGGATGCGGTCGCGCAGCTGCGGGAAGAGGTCGAGGCAGTACTCGATGTCGCTCTCGATGCCCTTGCGGTCGCGCCGCAGATATGCACCGACGCGGAGGTTCTCCCGGACCGTGAGCCCGCCCAGGGTGCCACGACCCTCGGGGACGTGCGCGATACCCATGGCCGCGACCTTCTCGGGCTTCGAGCCGCGGATGTCCTTGCCCTCGAAGAGGATGCTGCCCCCGGCGCGGACGGTTCCGCTGATCGCGCGAAGGGTGGTCGTCTTGCCGGCGCCGTTCGCACCGAGGATGCCGACCGCCCCGCCGTCGGGCACGGTCAGCGAGACGCCCTCCAGCACCTGGACGGGTCCGTAGAAGGCGGTGACGTCCTTCAGCTCAAGCAGCGTCATCGGCGGCATCCTTTCCGATGTACGCCTCGATCACCCGAGGATCGGACTGCGCTTCGGCGGCGGTGCCCTCCATGAGCTTCCGGCCGTGGTCGAGGACGACGACGTGGTCGGTGAGGGCGGCGATGAGGCCCATGTTGTGTTCGACGACAACGACGGTGATGCCGTCGTCGCGGACGCGCCGGACGGTCTCGATCAGCTGCTCCACCTCGTTGTGCGGCAGCCCCGCGGCCGGCTCATCCAGGAGCAGGAGCGCGGGCCGGCTCATCAGCGCCCGGCACAGCTCGATGCCCTTGTGGAGGCCGTGCGACAGCTCGTCGGCCCGGACGTAGGCGGTCCAGCCGAGGCCGTTGCGCTCGAGCAGAGCGAGCGCCTCGGCACGCAGCTCCTTCTCGGTGCGGCGGGTCCGCGGCATCCGCATCGACCATTCCAGGGCCCCGCCGGGGAGGCGCCCGTGGGCACCCAGGAGCACGTTCTCGAGCACCGTCTCACGCAGCTGGAGGGCGGGATGCTGGAAGGTGCGGGCGAGGCCGTGCTTGGCCAGGCTCGCGGGCGAGGAGCCCAGCACTTCGGACCCGTCGATCGTGATCGATCCACTCGAGGGCTTGTAGTGGCCGCTGATGCAGTTGAACAGCGACGTCTTGCCGGCTCCGTTGGGCCCCACGAGCCCCGCGATGCTTCCGGGTTCCACGGCGAAGGAGACATCCTCGAGCACCCGGACACCGCCGAAGTGGAGGTTGACGTCCGACACCGTCAATCGAGCACCCATTGCCCGCCTTCCGTCGTCGCGTCTCTGCTCTGACCAGGGATCGAGTCATCCCGTGAGGGGACGCTACGCGATCATCGTAGAAATTGTCAACGATTTTGGTGCGCAGATTGGATGACTGTGGCCCATTCGTGACCTCGTGGTCCGATCGTGGCGCGCGCCGATGGGATGCCGACGCCTATTTCCGTTGAACGGAACAAGTTGCCTCGGCTGGTGTCGCGCCGCATAGTGTGACGCCGACGAATGGAGGGTCGACGATGACCGAAACACTGGCCCAGGCGATCGCCCGCGAGGGAAGCCCGGTGGAACTGCTGCGGAACCAGAACTGGCCCGCGTTCACTTTCCCGGTGGCGCCGGAGTTCACGAACTGGCGCGACGAGCAGCGCGCCTGGAACACCTCGGTGGCGCTGATGGACCAGTCGCACCACATGACCCAGCTGTTCATGGACGGTGCCGACCTGATCCCGCTGCTGCAGAGCATCTCGCCGAACACCTTCGCAACGTTCCGGCCGGGCGTCGCCAAGCAGCTCATCTCGGTGAATAAGGACGGTTACCTCATCGGCGACGGCATCCTGTTCTACAACGACGAGGGGCCTGACGGCATCGTGCTGGTGGGGCACCACATCCTCATCGACTGGGTGCGGTTCAACATCGAGAAGGCCCAGCGCGCCGGCAAGGACGTGCGGTATCGCCTCGACCCGAACTCGCACATGCGCCAGGGCCCGCCGACGTTCTACCGCTACGAGCTGCAGGGGCCGCACGCCGACCGCGTGATGGAGAAGATCTTCGGCGGCCCTCCGCCGGCGATCAAGTTCTTCCACATCGGCGACGTCGAGATCGCCGGCAGGCCCGTCAAGGCGCTCCGCCACGGCATGGCCGGGCAGCCCGGCTTCGAGTTCTACGGGCCCTGGGAGGACAACGAGATCGTGCTGAACGCGATCATGGAGGCCGGGGAGGAGTTCGACATCCGCCGCGTGGGCGCGAAGGCGTACTCGTCCTCGCCGCTGGAATCGGGGTGGGTCCCCACGCCGTTCCCGGCCATCTTCGACGAGGACTTCGCCGAGTACCGCGAATGGCTCCCCGCCGCACGCATCGGGTCGATCGGAGGATCGCTCTACTCGTCCGACATCCACGACTTCTACATGACGCCGTTCGATCTGGGCCTCGGCCGCTCGGTGCGCTTCGATCACGACTTCCACGGCCGGGAGGCGCTGGAGAAGATCGCCGAGGCGCCGACGCGTCGCAAGGTCACGCTGATCTGGAATTCGGAGGATGTCGCCGACGTCGTCCGCTCTCAGATCGAGCCCGGGGTGCCGGCGAAATACCTCGACTTCCCGAAGGCCCGCTACGGCTTCTACCAGATGGATGAGGTCCAGCAGGGCGGGAGGCGCGTGGGCATCTCGAGCGATGCGGGCTACGTCGCGTTCGACCAGCTGTACATGTCGCTCGCGACGCTCGACAACGACGTGCCCGAGGGCGCCGAGGTCGAGGTGCTCTGGGGCGAGGATCCGATCTCGCGAAAGCACTCGGTCGAGCAGCACCGCCAGGTGCGCATCCGCGCGACCGTCGCACCGGCGCCGTACCACGAGTACGCCCGCACGGTGTATCGCGCGAACAGCTGAGGCGCATCCGGCGACTCGCTTGTCGCGACTCCCGTCTCACCCTTCGCACGGAGATTCGCGCTCCTGCGGTGCCGTTTCGCTCAATCGGTCCGCAGGAGCGCGGATCTCCTCATGAGTGCGAACGGGACGGCGCCCGTTTCGCTCCGAGTGGAGTGGATGTCGGGTAGCGTGCGAGCATGCGCGGCGTGATGACCCGGTATGCGGGGCTGAGATCGGTCTGGATCATCCTCATCGCGGTGCTGGGCGCCGTGCTGGCGAACCTGGCCATCTACGGCATCGCCCGCCTCGCAGGCGTGGAGTTCTGGTTCACCGCCGCAGGTGGCCCGCTCCAGGTGCTGCCCCCGGTGCTGATCCAGTTCACCGCTGTCCCTCTGCTCGTCGGGCTGACCGTGGCGGCGATCGTCGGGAACTGGTGGCGCTGGGTGTTCCTCGTCGCTCTGGTCGTGGCGGTACTGCTCGAGGTGGGAACCATCTTCGCGCTCACGATCCCCGCCGATTTCGACACCGGCAGCACCGTCGCCCTCGCGCTCTGCCACGTGGCCATGGTGCCGTTCACCGTCGCAGCACTCCTCGCCCTGCGCGCCCGCCGCGATGCGCGGCGAAGCGCCGTCACCCCCATGTGACGAAGACGGCTGCCGCCGCCACCCAGGCGACGACGGGGGTGGACGAGCTCCACCTCACCCCACCTGTCCGACCACGCGGTCGACCTCGTCGGGCGAGGTGAGGTAGACGCCGTCCTTGAGCCGGGGGCTGCCCCCGAGCGACGGCTTGTGGTCCACGCGTCCCGGCACCGCGGCAGGGTCGGGAAGGGTGAGCGCCGCGTACAGCCCACGCGGCGTCGCCTTGAACGACACCGCGATCCGCCCGTCCCGGTAGACGGGCAGGTAGGTGCGACACGGCTTGGCCGTGAACTCGGGCCCCGTGAGCCGGTCGAGGGCGTGGTCGTAGAGCGCGCGCTGCTCGGGGTACCGCCTGAATTGGTCGTCGACGAGACGTTCGGAGTCGGCGTACTGGTCGTCGCCGAAGGTGTGCTCCGCCACCGACGCCGCCTGGAACTGCCCGAGGCCGCGCTCGATGAGCAGCCGCGTGGCCGCCGCCGCATCCGCCACGCCCGCCTCCGCCAGCTCGGCCTGCCAACCGGCCAGATCCTTCCCCGTCTTCGACTTCAGGTTCGCGATGATCGCCTCGCCCATCGCCTTGGGGCCCAGTGCCATGTGATCCTCCTCGGTCCTGCGATCGACGCTAGCCAGTGGGGTGCGTCCTCAATAGAACGTCTGCGACATGTTCCGCCACGCGGTGGGGGTCCGGCCCGTATGCGACCGGCAGATCCGGACGTAGTGCGAGGAGTCGGCGAAGGCCCCGAGCGAGTTGTGCCCACCGGTGCGGTTGTCGGCGTCGAGAGTGCGCGCGAGCCGCGCGATGGTGTTGAGGGCCAGCGGCGAGCGGCCGGCGTACCGGAGCGCCAGTCGCTGCACCCGCCGATCGCCGGTCGGAAGCTCCTCGCCGCGCACCATCGTCTCCCAGAGGGTGAGGAAGTCGTGCTCGTCGGGGGTGACGGTGAGGCTGTCGCGGAGATCGTGCAGCAGGTCTGCGACCTGCGGCATCCCGTCGGCATTCGCGAACGGGAGCAGCAGGGGGTGGTCAGTCACGGCGATCGTGCGCTCGAGATGCCGGCGCGGCTCGCCGAGCAGGCACTTCACGACGTTCGGCGACAGCGCGGCGAGGGCGACAGGCCCCCGTGCCCGGATGACGTTCCGGTGCGGGAGGACGAGCCGGTGGGGCTCGACCGCCGTGTCGGGCGTGAGAAGCAGCGTGGCGTTGCCGGTGGGGAGCAGGTGCACCTCGTCGCCGTCCGCGATCTCGCGCTCGGAGAGCAGGAAGGGCACGACCATGACAACCATGATGGAACGGGCCGCGTGCGCGCGCGGCTAACATGGCGGCACCGAGGGAGGTGGGCATGGCACGCGGATCCGCGGGGGAGTCGGTGCTCCACAAACACCTCCGCATCCTCGAGACCTTCGACGCGTGGCATCCGTTCCTGACCCTCAGTGAGATCGCGGATGCCTCGGGGCTGCCTCGATCCAGCGCGCACCGCCTGGTCTCCGAGCTCGAACGCGAGGGGCTGCTCGAGCGCCTGCCGGACCGGACGTATCGTCTGGGCGTGCGCCTCTGGGAATTCGCCAGCCGCACACCGGGCGCCCTCGGGCTTCGCGAGATCGCGCGCCCGTGGCTCGCCGCCGTGCACGAAAGGGTGCGACAGCACACGCAGCTGGGGGTGCTGAGCGGCACCGACGTACTCTTCATCGAGCGCCTCTCGACCCGCGATGCGGTGCTGAACGCCACCCTCATCGGCGGACGGATGCCGCTGCACGCGTCCTCGAGCGGGCTCGTGCTCCTCGCCTTCGCCGACCCGGCTCTCGTCGCCGAGGTGGTCCGTCAGGGCCTGCGGGTCTACACCGACCACACCATCCGCACCGAGAAGGATCTGCGGGCACGCCTCCGGCAGGTGCGCGCCGACGGCTTCGCGGTCAACGACGGGCACATCCATGCCGAGTCGCGGGGAATCGCCGTGCCGGTCTCGGGGCCCGACGGTTCGGTCTACGCCGCCGTCGGGTTCGTCGTTCCCAACGACGGCGCGTCGCCGCATCCGTACATCGGACTGCTCCGCCGCGCGGCGGCGGGCATCGCGAAAGACCTCGCCGAGGCGTATCGGGCCGACGCGGAGGAGCACCCCCTGGGGATCCGCTCGCTCGTCCGCGGGTCGGAGCGATCGCTGGAGTATTTCGAGCAGCTCACCAGCGACCCGCACGACGCCGGGATCGTGGTGCGCGGTGAGTGAGCCGACGATCGCCGTGATCGGACTCGGTGAGGCGGGCAGCCGCTATGCCGTGGGGCTCGCCGCCGCCGGCGCGCGGGTGCGGGGATTCGATCCGCACCACGCCCTCGACCTGGCGGGCGTCGTCCACGCCGATGATGCGGCGGCAGCGGTGGCCGGAGCCGACCTGGTGCTGAGCCTCGTCCACGGCAGGCTCGCGGTCGAGGTCGCCTCGAGCCTCCTCCCCCACATCGTCGCGCCCACGATCTACGCCGACCTCAACGCCGCCTCACCCGACGCGATGCGGACAGTCGCGCAGATGGCGGCCGACCGCGGGGTGTCGATGGCGGATGTCGCGGTGCTCGCCCCCGTGCCGAGGGCCGGCCACGGGACGCCCCTCCTCGCCTCCGGCGACGGGGCCGCGGCGTTCGCCGCCCTGGTCGGCCCCCTGGGGGTGCCTGTCGAGGTGATCGACGCGCCCGCGGGCGCGGCCGCCGAGCGCAAGCTCCTGCGGAGCGTGTTCATGAAGGGGCTCGCCGCCGTGGTGCTCGAGAGCCTCGACGCCGCGCGCGCCGCGGATGCGGAGGCGTGGATGCGCGACCACATCGCCGCTGAGCTCGACGTCCACGGCGAGGGTCACGAACGCGTCGCGCGTCTGCTCGACGGCACCCGTGCCCACGCCGTACGGCGCGAGCAGGAGATGCGCGACGCCCTCGCCGAGCTCGAGGCGCTGGGCACCCCCACCGACATGACGCGCGCGACACTCGCCTGGCTCACGCGGCTCCGCGCCGCAGGCGCGCCGGACTGAGGGCCGCGGCCGGCCGCCGCGCGCGCTCCGAGCGTCGGAGAAACGCGCCTGCTTCGGAGCCCTCCCGCCGGATGCTCCGACGTTCGCGCGATTCTCCGAGGATGCGAGCGGGGCCCAGTGGGACGCGGCCGGGCGGAGCGGGACGCGGCCGGGCGGAGCGGCGGCGCCGCGCGCCGCTCAGGCCTGACCGGTGGTGCGCCAGCCGCCGTGGTACTCGGTGCGGGCGGTCTCGGCGTAGGGCACGGGGCTCACCACGGCGCGGACGGCGATCTGCTCGTGCGGCTCGACGGTGGTCTTGCCCGACCCGCCGTCGGGCTCACCCCACACCACGCGCACCTCGGCGCCGATCGGCACATCTCGGTCCACCGTCGCCAGCGACAGCCCGCGCTTCTCGTTCGCGGTGACGCCGGTGAACAGCGACAGCCCGACGGTGTTGCCGTCGGCGTCGATGACGGCGTCGTAGTTGGACGAGCCGTAGTTGGCGTTGGGCAAGTCGAAGAACTGGTAGCCGGGGCCCTCGCGGTCCAGGGGCGAGGCGAGGATCTTCGCGAGGTCCTCGTCGTTCCAGGCGAGCGTGACCTTCTTGCGCTGACGCTCGGGGTCGATCTGCTCGAGCGC of the Microbacterium invictum genome contains:
- a CDS encoding branched-chain amino acid ABC transporter permease, with the protein product MQTFIQLVVDGLSTGSIYAALALAIVLVNQATGLINFAQGGIAVLSAYIAYQFTVWGLPLILAILASVVVSFFIGAFIERYLMRRFEKGDPDTAVVVTIGLLTLITGICAWIWSYNNLQFPSLFPLDTVTILGAVVSVRSLGTIFVIVVIMLILQGLFVGTKLGLALRAVAINPESASFSGLKVGRLLMVGWGLAAALGAVAGAMVAPQLTLTPGMMDGALVYALAAVIIGGLSSPLGAVVAAWLIGVLENLAAVYVPFIGYDLRIAVPFILLFIVLILRPQGLFGRKVVVRV
- a CDS encoding ABC transporter ATP-binding protein, with the protein product MTLLELKDVTAFYGPVQVLEGVSLTVPDGGAVGILGANGAGKTTTLRAISGTVRAGGSILFEGKDIRGSKPEKVAAMGIAHVPEGRGTLGGLTVRENLRVGAYLRRDRKGIESDIEYCLDLFPQLRDRIRSNGSALSGGEQQMLAVARAIMAKPRLLLLDEASLGLAPSTAKSVYEAIGRLRRESGIAMLVVEQNANLAFTLVDSATVLETGHNAITGSTAELRGMDEIRRAYLGG
- a CDS encoding ABC transporter ATP-binding protein, translated to MGARLTVSDVNLHFGGVRVLEDVSFAVEPGSIAGLVGPNGAGKTSLFNCISGHYKPSSGSITIDGSEVLGSSPASLAKHGLARTFQHPALQLRETVLENVLLGAHGRLPGGALEWSMRMPRTRRTEKELRAEALALLERNGLGWTAYVRADELSHGLHKGIELCRALMSRPALLLLDEPAAGLPHNEVEQLIETVRRVRDDGITVVVVEHNMGLIAALTDHVVVLDHGRKLMEGTAAEAQSDPRVIEAYIGKDAADDAA
- a CDS encoding aminomethyl transferase family protein, which codes for MTETLAQAIAREGSPVELLRNQNWPAFTFPVAPEFTNWRDEQRAWNTSVALMDQSHHMTQLFMDGADLIPLLQSISPNTFATFRPGVAKQLISVNKDGYLIGDGILFYNDEGPDGIVLVGHHILIDWVRFNIEKAQRAGKDVRYRLDPNSHMRQGPPTFYRYELQGPHADRVMEKIFGGPPPAIKFFHIGDVEIAGRPVKALRHGMAGQPGFEFYGPWEDNEIVLNAIMEAGEEFDIRRVGAKAYSSSPLESGWVPTPFPAIFDEDFAEYREWLPAARIGSIGGSLYSSDIHDFYMTPFDLGLGRSVRFDHDFHGREALEKIAEAPTRRKVTLIWNSEDVADVVRSQIEPGVPAKYLDFPKARYGFYQMDEVQQGGRRVGISSDAGYVAFDQLYMSLATLDNDVPEGAEVEVLWGEDPISRKHSVEQHRQVRIRATVAPAPYHEYARTVYRANS
- a CDS encoding DUF6069 family protein; this translates as MRGVMTRYAGLRSVWIILIAVLGAVLANLAIYGIARLAGVEFWFTAAGGPLQVLPPVLIQFTAVPLLVGLTVAAIVGNWWRWVFLVALVVAVLLEVGTIFALTIPADFDTGSTVALALCHVAMVPFTVAALLALRARRDARRSAVTPM
- a CDS encoding IclR family transcriptional regulator, with product MARGSAGESVLHKHLRILETFDAWHPFLTLSEIADASGLPRSSAHRLVSELEREGLLERLPDRTYRLGVRLWEFASRTPGALGLREIARPWLAAVHERVRQHTQLGVLSGTDVLFIERLSTRDAVLNATLIGGRMPLHASSSGLVLLAFADPALVAEVVRQGLRVYTDHTIRTEKDLRARLRQVRADGFAVNDGHIHAESRGIAVPVSGPDGSVYAAVGFVVPNDGASPHPYIGLLRRAAAGIAKDLAEAYRADAEEHPLGIRSLVRGSERSLEYFEQLTSDPHDAGIVVRGE
- a CDS encoding NAD(P)-dependent oxidoreductase translates to MSEPTIAVIGLGEAGSRYAVGLAAAGARVRGFDPHHALDLAGVVHADDAAAAVAGADLVLSLVHGRLAVEVASSLLPHIVAPTIYADLNAASPDAMRTVAQMAADRGVSMADVAVLAPVPRAGHGTPLLASGDGAAAFAALVGPLGVPVEVIDAPAGAAAERKLLRSVFMKGLAAVVLESLDAARAADAEAWMRDHIAAELDVHGEGHERVARLLDGTRAHAVRREQEMRDALAELEALGTPTDMTRATLAWLTRLRAAGAPD